In a genomic window of Salmo trutta chromosome 32, fSalTru1.1, whole genome shotgun sequence:
- the LOC115171674 gene encoding rho GTPase-activating protein 17 (The sequence of the model RefSeq protein was modified relative to this genomic sequence to represent the inferred CDS: added 105 bases not found in genome assembly): MKKQFNRMKQLANQTVGRAEKTEVLSDDLLQIERRMELVRLVSHNAHKRLVTCLQGHIGTEAEKRHKKLPLTALSQAMQDGGSQLGEESLIGKMMDVCGEAENRLASELMQHEVQLVRDILEPLNQLAEVDIPNILRQRKQLAKLVLDYDSARARWLQASKSIHFSTNYQATVAKVETLKDEMDEALNKVEMCKDQLSADMYNFSSKEGDYARYYVILVEAQADYHRRSLAALEGVLPTIQAQNDSWMEKPAYGTALEEHLKRSNREIALPLEACVMMLLETGMKEEGLFRIAAGASKLKKLKAALDCSTSQLEEFYSDPHAVAGALKSYLRELPEPLMTFALYDEWTQASNVSDPDRRLQALWVACDGLPKNHKANFRYLVKFLAKLAQDSEVNKMTPSNIAIVLGPNLLWSKTEGTLAEMAAATSVHVVAIIEPIIQHADWFFPDDVDFNVSGMFVAMTPEPDPGPFERRRPGSLVDGDTPRKDSPAPNKLGDHTPTPTPRRAATLNRKQHHHASSPAFQPPLPPPEAGGVPQTQPVAEPQTQEQTLCGSTEAGQPGLAGGDGGGGVGQGQGQGGAPEVQVATGQQPLPLTQHSTEESSPGHDPTSTPPPLRNGGSQLTVGTPHSQAGCRGPSPHIGRRGTKKQAPAPPKQANPFVANVSTLGHSPASNNPYPLIAPRRHSGKETPIHAPSHPPPQPPQAPQSQGESDPSPPHTPTPPSTPPHDGPTSTPFTPLSSFHSGSLPRPTRPAPKPRSRPTVPPPRQPPTNDDSNGTCGSASKVITDASLNLKGIGRALIPEITVDIQGESSAGHEPAPSPTPPSDPEIQSESTSL, from the exons AGCCGAGAAGACTGAGGTGCTGAGTGATGACCTTCTACAG AAAAAGCTCCCTCTGACAGCGCTGTCCCAGGCCATGCAGGATGGAGGAAGCCAGCTGGGGGAGGAGTCACTGATTGG taagATGATGGATGTGTGTGGGGAGGCAGAGAACAGACTAGCGTCTGAGCTGATGCAACACGAGGTCCAGCTAGTGAGAGACATCCTGGAACCTCTCAACCAGCTAGCAGAG GTGGACATTCCCAACATCCTGAGACAGAGGAAACAGCTGGCTAAGCTTGTCCTAGATTATGACTCAGCCAGAGCCAG GTGGTTGCAGGCAAGCAAGTCTATTCACTTTTCCACAAACTACCAGGCCACTGTCGCCAAGGTTGAGACTCTCAAAGACGAGATGGACGAGGCCCTGAACAAAGTGGAGATGTGTAAG GACCAGCTGTCTGCTGACATGTATAACTTCTCCTCCAAGGAGGGAGACTACGCCCGCTACTATGTTATT TTGGTAGAGGCCCAGGCTGACTACCACAGGAGGTCGCTGGCTGCTCTGGAAGGAGTCCTGCCGACCATACAGGCACAGAACG ACTCATGGATGGAGAAGCCTGCGTACGGCACGGCTCTGGAAGAGCACCTGAAGAGGAGTAACCGTGAGATCGCCCTGCCCTTAGAGGCCTGTGTCATGATGCTGCTGGAGACTGGCATGAAGGAGGAG GGTCTGTTCCGAATCGCTGCTGGGGCCTCCAAACTAAAGAAGCTGAAGGCAGCGCTGGACTGTTCCACCTCCCAGTTAGAGGAGTTTTACTCCGACCCCCATGCTGTAGCTG gAGCTCTGAAGTCCTACCTCAGAGAGCTGCCTGAACCCCTTATGACCTTCGCACTGTATGATGAGTGGACACAAGCCTCCAA tGTGTCTGACCCAGACAGGAGGCTTCAGGCTTTGTGGGTGGCATGTGACGGTTTGCCAAAGAACCACAAGGCCAACTTCAG GTATCTGGTAAAGTTCCTAGCCAAGCTGGCCCAGGACAGTGAGGTGAATAAGATGACTCCCAGTAACATCGCCATAGTGCTGGGACCCAACCTGCTCTGGTCCAAGACTGAGGG gACTCTGGCAGAGATGGCTGCTGCTACCTCGGTCCATGTGGTGGCCATCATAGAACCCATCATCCAGCACGCTGACTGGTTCTTCCCAGATG ACGTGGACTTTAACGTGTCGGGCATGTTCGTGGCCATGACCCCTGAACCTGACCCAGGCCCTTTCGAGAGGCGACGCCCCGGAAGCCTGGTGGACGGGGACACTCCCCGCAAAGACAG CCCCGCTCCTAACAAACTGGGTGACCACACCCCTACCCCCACCCCACGTAGAGCTGCCACTCTAAATAGAAAACAGCACCATCATGCCTCTTCGCCCGCCTTCCAGCCCCCTCTACCACCTCCAGAGGCTGGAGGAGTCCCCCAGACCCAGCCTGTGGCTGAGCCCCAGACCCAGGAGCAAACTCTGTGTGGGAGTACGGAGGCTGGCCAGCCTGGCCTGGCTGggggggatggtggtggtggtgtgggtcaaggtcagggtcagggtggGGCACCAGAGGTCCAGGTGGccacagggcagcagcctctgcCTCTTACCCAGCACAGCACTGAGGAGAGCAG CCCTGGCCATGACCCCAcctccactccccctcccctGAGGAACGGGGGCTCCCAGCTCACCGTGGGGACGCCCCACTCCCAGGCAGGATGCAGGGGTCCCAGCCCCCACATTGGGCGCAGAG GTACTAAGAAGCAAGCCCCTGCCCCACCCAAACAGGCCAACCCCTTTGTAGCTAATGTCTCCACCCTTGGCCACAGTCCCGCGTCTAACAACCCCTACCCCCTCATCGCTCCACGACGCCACTCTGGTAAAGAAACCCCCATCCACGCCCCCAGCCACCCGCCCCCACAGCCCCCACAAGCCCCCCAGTCTCAGGGGGAGTCAGACCCCTCTCCGCcccacacccccacaccacctAGCACCCCTCCTCACGATGGTCCAACCTCCACCCCCTTCACCCCTCTATCCTCCTTCCACTCTGGCTCCCTCCCTCGCCCCACCAGGCCGGCTCCTAAGCCACGCTCCCGACCTACAGTTCCCCCGCCGCGTCAGCCGCCCACCAATGACGACAGCAACGGGACCTGCGGCTCCGCCTCCAAGGTCATCACCG ATGCCAGCCTGAACTTGAAGGGGATTGGCCGAGCCCTTATCCCTGAAATTACGGTGGACATACAAGGGGAGAGCTCTGCTGGTCATGAGCCCGCCCCCTCTCCAACCCCACCCTCGGACCCTGAGATCCAATCAGAGAGCACCAGTCTGTGA